GAAGAGGTGAGATTAAGTATACCTATTATACAAAGGATGCTGGGATAGTTTTACAGTCGATAGGTGCTTCTTATATCGTAATCAATAATTACAGTGAATAATAAGTAAAAAGTAGCTTGAAAGTGGTTGCTAACAATCACTTTTAATAGTTTGTAAGTATATAGGTTATTAAGGGCGACTCAGTGTCGCCCTTTTGCATGGTTTTAATAACAAGCTGCTGTATTAATGTTACTGATGATGTTTGCTGCCTTTTGCCATGCTAGAAAAAACACCATCACGATAGATTAAGGCATGTACCAAGGCTGCTGAAAGATGACCTATTACCACCACGAACAGTAGCCAAGCTAATAGGCTGTGTGCATCGCGTAGCCATGCATATAATATAGGGCTAGTGGGTACGATTGCAGGAAGATTAAAGCCTTTAAAGAGTACAATTGGATAGCCTGCGGCTGACAGCATTGCCCAACCAATCAGGGGAAGAGCAAGCATTAAGACGTACAGTAGAATATGTGATCCCTTGGCGGCCAATACTTGCCACTGTGGAAGATTGGCAGGTAGTGAGGGTGGCGGATTGCGCAGGCGATTGATAAGGCGAACGATTACCAGTAATAAGATGGCTATGCCTAGCGGCCGATGTAGATTAATCAGCCATAGTCGGTAATGTAGGGAGGTCATCATACCTACCCCAATAAATAGCATTGCTAAAATCATTACAGCCATTAACCAGTGCAGACAGCGTGCGGTTAGGTTGAAGTGGGTATTGGTTGTCATGGGTGTATTTTCTTGAGTTTTCATTTGACCTCCTGTTTACCAACAGCATCAGTGGCTTTACCATAACCAATCTCACGTTCCCGACGATTGAAGGAGTGTGAGTATGCACCTGAACGAGCGCTGAGTATGGGGTCGTCAGAAACTTCGATACCTGCTGGTACAATTGAGGGATCGAAGTTGATGTCGCGACAGGCGCCTTTAGCTTGATCGACGACACTTGTTACTTGCAGTGTTCCAGCGATGATTTGTTGGCGATCTTGTGGCCATGGTTGCGATGGATCATTGATAGGGTCGTTTGGTTGTGCGAGTTGTAGCACCAAATCCCACATCAGTGGTTGCTCTTCTAGGGTATGGCGTAGGTCGTCAAATAGGAAGTTATCAGTAGTGTGTTGCTGTTTAGTTTCAGCTAAAGATAACTGTGCTTCATGGGGACGCATCATCCAGCGTATGGGTTGTTTTTGACCATCAGCAGAGACTAGCAAGAAGGCGTTGACGCTATGGAATGTTGAGTTTGCAAAGCTATCAGGTGGGGCTGCTGTTGCAGTCATTTTGAGAAACTTCTCGGCCTCTGGGTATTCCTGTAAAAAACGTGCAACACGTTCGGGGTCGGGTTTGCCCGTTTCTGGGTTGGGGGCGGTTGCTTGCCTCATTGCTAAGAAACCTTCGGGGTTGTGGGTTGGGAAGTAAGGCACGTTGTTCATCGCCATACGCCATTGCTGTTTGTCGTCTGTGGTAAGTAACAAAGCCATACTTATGGTTTTAGTGGAGCTGTCTACTGCATGTGGATCGCCTGTTCCAATTGAGAAGCGACCCACAATCGGTATATTCGGTTGGCTGAAAACCCGTGCTGTTGAAAGTGACATAATGTCTTTATTAGGGCGGAAGTTACCGACATAGCATATGCCTTTGCCATGGGCTCGTCGAAACCCCGCAGGGAATGGCTGTACGGCTTCCATTACTAGACTTTCGGTGGTTTGGCGTTTTCCGATCCAACCTGCGGTCCAAGCGAA
This portion of the Entomomonas sp. E2T0 genome encodes:
- a CDS encoding cytochrome b, with translation MKTQENTPMTTNTHFNLTARCLHWLMAVMILAMLFIGVGMMTSLHYRLWLINLHRPLGIAILLLVIVRLINRLRNPPPSLPANLPQWQVLAAKGSHILLYVLMLALPLIGWAMLSAAGYPIVLFKGFNLPAIVPTSPILYAWLRDAHSLLAWLLFVVVIGHLSAALVHALIYRDGVFSSMAKGSKHHQ
- a CDS encoding catalase family peroxidase — protein: MSHLNLRSKRTWLALILIAIIATTLISAFAWTAGWIGKRQTTESLVMEAVQPFPAGFRRAHGKGICYVGNFRPNKDIMSLSTARVFSQPNIPIVGRFSIGTGDPHAVDSSTKTISMALLLTTDDKQQWRMAMNNVPYFPTHNPEGFLAMRQATAPNPETGKPDPERVARFLQEYPEAEKFLKMTATAAPPDSFANSTFHSVNAFLLVSADGQKQPIRWMMRPHEAQLSLAETKQQHTTDNFLFDDLRHTLEEQPLMWDLVLQLAQPNDPINDPSQPWPQDRQQIIAGTLQVTSVVDQAKGACRDINFDPSIVPAGIEVSDDPILSARSGAYSHSFNRREREIGYGKATDAVGKQEVK